In a genomic window of Actinomadura rubteroloni:
- a CDS encoding HIT family protein — MSVEPEESVVQQARANAPDPAQAAYPGGPQVEEERGGAGVPDHFRRLWTPHRMAYIKGEGRPSGSGADEGCPFCEIPAMSDEDGLVLARGRSVYAVLNLYPYNSGHLMVVPYRHVADYGDLDEGEYTELAVLTRRAMGALRKASGAQGFNVGMNLGLVAGAGIAAHLHQHVVPRWGGDTNFMPVVGHTRVLPQLLRDTRRLLVDAWPKDA, encoded by the coding sequence TTGAGCGTAGAGCCGGAGGAGTCCGTGGTGCAGCAGGCGCGCGCGAACGCGCCCGACCCGGCGCAGGCGGCGTACCCGGGCGGCCCGCAGGTCGAGGAGGAGCGCGGCGGCGCGGGCGTCCCCGACCACTTCCGGCGGCTGTGGACCCCGCACCGGATGGCCTACATCAAGGGCGAGGGACGGCCGAGCGGCAGCGGCGCGGACGAGGGCTGCCCGTTCTGCGAGATCCCCGCGATGAGCGACGAGGACGGCCTGGTCCTCGCGCGCGGGCGGTCGGTGTACGCCGTCCTCAACCTGTACCCGTACAACTCCGGGCACCTGATGGTCGTCCCGTACCGGCACGTCGCCGACTACGGGGACCTGGACGAGGGCGAGTACACCGAGCTGGCCGTCCTGACGCGCCGGGCGATGGGCGCGCTGCGCAAGGCGAGCGGCGCGCAGGGCTTCAACGTCGGGATGAACCTCGGCCTGGTCGCGGGCGCGGGCATCGCCGCGCACCTGCACCAGCACGTCGTGCCCCGGTGGGGCGGCGACACCAACTTCATGCCGGTCGTCGGGCACACCCGCGTCCTGCCCCAGCTCCTGCGCGACACGCGGCGGCTGCTGGTGGACGCCTGGCCGAAGGACGCCTGA
- a CDS encoding thiol-disulfide oxidoreductase DCC family protein → MDRPVLLYDGDCGFCTASVRFIDRHIPTRARIMPYQRADLAALGVTASRASREVLWVDERGRVSGAAQAVARLLTAAGGAWRPVGLLLRTPPLRWIALAAYRFVSKHRDRLPGGTPACALPPGRAPGTD, encoded by the coding sequence ATGGACCGCCCCGTGCTGCTCTACGACGGCGACTGCGGGTTCTGCACGGCCTCGGTCCGGTTCATCGACCGCCACATCCCGACGCGTGCGCGGATCATGCCCTACCAGCGCGCGGACCTGGCCGCGCTCGGCGTCACCGCGTCCCGCGCGTCCCGCGAGGTGCTGTGGGTGGACGAGCGCGGACGCGTGTCCGGCGCCGCGCAGGCCGTCGCGCGGCTGCTGACGGCGGCGGGCGGCGCCTGGCGTCCGGTGGGCCTGCTGCTGCGGACGCCGCCGCTGCGCTGGATCGCGCTCGCCGCGTACCGGTTCGTGTCCAAGCACCGCGACCGCCTGCCCGGCGGCACCCCCGCCTGCGCCCTCCCGCCCGGCCGCGCGCCCGGCACGGACTGA
- the pgsA gene encoding phosphatidylinositol phosphate synthase: MLNKVRPALGRVLTPIGRSVARTGLSPNAITLLGTAGVVAGALAFYPRGSYFWGTVVITAFVLFDMLDGAVARVTGKISKFGAFLDSTMDRVADAAILAGLMIGLDRDGAGVLAALALYCLVAGVVTSYAKARAEGLGYRCDVGIAERSERLIIVLAATGLDGLGVPYVLAAGLWVLAALSTITVGQRLATVWKQAREELPAAESRR; encoded by the coding sequence ATGCTCAACAAAGTGCGGCCCGCGCTGGGCCGTGTCCTGACCCCCATCGGACGGTCGGTCGCGCGCACCGGGCTCTCGCCGAACGCCATCACGCTCCTCGGGACGGCGGGGGTGGTCGCGGGCGCGCTGGCGTTCTACCCGCGCGGCTCGTACTTCTGGGGCACGGTCGTGATCACCGCGTTCGTGCTGTTCGACATGCTGGACGGCGCCGTCGCCCGCGTCACCGGGAAGATCTCCAAGTTCGGCGCGTTCCTGGACTCCACGATGGACCGCGTGGCCGACGCCGCGATCCTCGCCGGGCTGATGATCGGCCTGGACCGCGACGGCGCCGGCGTCCTCGCCGCCCTCGCGCTGTACTGCCTGGTCGCGGGCGTGGTGACGTCCTACGCCAAGGCCCGCGCGGAAGGGCTCGGCTACCGGTGCGACGTCGGGATCGCCGAGCGGTCCGAGCGGCTGATCATCGTGCTCGCCGCGACGGGGCTCGACGGGCTCGGCGTCCCGTACGTCCTCGCGGCCGGGCTGTGGGTCCTCGCCGCCCTCAGCACGATCACGGTCGGCCAGCGGCTGGCGACCGTGTGGAAGCAGGCGCGGGAGGAGCTCCCGGCGGCGGAGTCCCGCCGGTGA
- a CDS encoding phosphatidylinositol mannoside acyltransferase: protein MTGGLRDEAADAAYALGWTVVRRTPEPVARLVFAALADRTWQRHGGGVRQLERNLCRVLGKDAVDDEVRILSKRVLRSYFRYWLEVFRLPEYDRDRIVGGMRVTGHEKLFATLDSGRGAILALPHMGNYEQAGAWLVHSGYPFTTVAERLRPASLFDRFVEFRESLGMEVLAHRGASAFGRLAQRLRAGRPVCLVVDRDLTASGVDVDFFGATARMPAAPAALALQTGAALYPVTLWFERDGWGARVHDEVPVPSGGPRRERIAAMTQHVAGVFERGIAEHPQDWHMLQKVWVADLAETRR from the coding sequence GTGACCGGGGGGCTGCGCGACGAGGCGGCCGACGCGGCGTACGCCCTCGGCTGGACGGTCGTCCGCAGGACCCCCGAGCCCGTCGCGCGGCTGGTGTTCGCCGCGCTCGCCGACCGGACCTGGCAGCGGCACGGCGGCGGCGTCCGCCAACTGGAGCGCAACCTGTGCCGCGTGCTCGGCAAGGACGCCGTGGACGACGAGGTCCGCATCCTCAGCAAGCGCGTGCTCCGCTCGTACTTCCGGTACTGGCTGGAGGTGTTCCGGCTGCCCGAGTACGACCGGGACCGGATCGTCGGCGGGATGCGCGTCACCGGCCACGAGAAGCTGTTCGCCACGCTCGACTCCGGGCGCGGCGCGATCCTGGCGCTGCCGCACATGGGCAACTACGAGCAGGCGGGGGCGTGGCTCGTCCACAGCGGCTACCCGTTCACGACCGTCGCGGAACGGCTGCGGCCCGCGTCGCTGTTCGACCGGTTCGTGGAGTTCCGGGAGAGCCTCGGCATGGAGGTACTGGCGCATCGGGGCGCGTCGGCGTTCGGACGGCTCGCGCAGCGCCTGCGCGCCGGGCGCCCGGTCTGCCTGGTCGTGGACCGCGACCTCACCGCGAGCGGCGTGGACGTCGACTTCTTCGGCGCGACGGCCCGGATGCCCGCCGCGCCCGCCGCCCTCGCGCTCCAGACCGGCGCGGCGCTGTACCCGGTCACGCTGTGGTTCGAGCGCGACGGCTGGGGCGCCCGCGTCCACGACGAGGTCCCGGTGCCGTCCGGCGGCCCCCGCCGCGAGCGGATCGCCGCGATGACGCAGCACGTCGCCGGCGTCTTCGAGCGCGGCATCGCCGAGCACCCGCAGGACTGGCACATGCTCCAGAAGGTCTGGGTCGCCGACCTCGCGGAGACGCGCCGGTGA
- a CDS encoding glycosyltransferase family 4 protein encodes MRIGIVCPYTWNVPGGVQQHIRDLAEALIGFGHHVSVITPADDDADLPPYAVPAGRAVPVPYNGSVARLAFGFLSASRVRRWIHEGRFDVLHVHEPAAPSLGLLACWAADGPIVGTFHASYERSRVLSATAPILRSALEKITGRIAVSEAARTTLVEHLGGDAVLIPNGVATARYASAAPLPGWPGGGALGFLGRMDEPRKGLQVLLRAFETLGRERPGLRLLVAGPGDTADVLARVPADLRSRVVVLGLVSEEDKVRAYHSVDVFVAPNLGGESFGIVLTEAMSAGAPILASDIEAFDRVLRGGRAGALFRAGDAAALAAAAGALLDDPARRAGLSAAARAAVRAYDWSSVARDVLRVYETVTVDAGVVIAADREG; translated from the coding sequence GTGAGGATCGGGATCGTCTGCCCCTACACCTGGAACGTGCCGGGCGGCGTGCAGCAGCACATCCGCGACCTCGCCGAGGCCCTGATCGGGTTCGGCCACCACGTCTCGGTGATCACGCCCGCCGACGACGACGCCGACCTGCCCCCGTACGCGGTGCCGGCGGGACGGGCCGTCCCCGTCCCCTACAACGGGTCGGTGGCGCGGCTGGCGTTCGGGTTCCTGTCGGCGTCACGGGTGCGGCGCTGGATCCACGAGGGCCGGTTCGACGTGCTGCACGTCCACGAGCCCGCCGCGCCGTCGCTCGGGCTGCTGGCGTGCTGGGCGGCGGACGGGCCGATCGTCGGCACGTTCCACGCGTCCTACGAGCGGTCCCGGGTCCTGTCGGCGACCGCGCCGATCCTGCGCAGCGCGCTGGAGAAGATCACCGGGCGGATCGCGGTGTCGGAGGCGGCCCGCACGACGCTCGTCGAGCACCTCGGCGGCGACGCCGTGCTGATCCCGAACGGCGTCGCGACCGCGCGGTACGCGTCCGCCGCGCCGCTGCCCGGCTGGCCCGGCGGCGGCGCGCTCGGCTTCCTCGGCCGCATGGACGAGCCGCGCAAGGGCCTCCAGGTGCTGCTGCGCGCGTTCGAGACCCTCGGCCGGGAGCGGCCGGGCCTGCGGCTGCTCGTCGCCGGTCCCGGCGACACCGCCGACGTCCTCGCCCGCGTGCCCGCCGACCTGCGGTCCCGCGTCGTCGTGCTCGGCCTGGTCAGCGAGGAGGACAAGGTCCGCGCCTACCACTCGGTGGACGTGTTCGTCGCGCCCAACCTCGGCGGCGAGAGCTTCGGCATCGTCTTGACCGAGGCGATGTCGGCGGGCGCGCCGATCCTCGCCAGCGACATCGAGGCGTTCGACCGCGTCCTGCGCGGCGGCCGGGCGGGCGCGCTGTTCCGGGCGGGCGACGCCGCCGCGCTGGCCGCCGCCGCGGGCGCCCTGCTGGACGACCCCGCCCGCCGCGCCGGCCTGTCGGCCGCGGCCCGCGCCGCCGTCCGCGCCTACGACTGGTCGTCGGTCGCGCGGGACGTCCTGCGCGTCTACGAGACCGTCACCGTGGACGCGGGCGTCGTCATCGCCGCCGACCGGGAGGGGTAG
- a CDS encoding LemA family protein yields MPDWIVQAVLWIALAVVLALYVSWRATRLDRLHVRVETARAALDAALVRRAAVTLELAASRLLDPATSLLLAAAAQRARTADADAREFAESDLSRALRAAVDQPGFAAGLDGQGEDQDVLAELASAAAKVGYARSFYNDAVAQARTARRRPLVRALRLAGRAPLPGFFEIDDAPPGR; encoded by the coding sequence GTGCCCGACTGGATCGTGCAGGCCGTGCTGTGGATCGCATTGGCGGTCGTCCTCGCGCTGTACGTGTCGTGGCGGGCGACGCGGCTGGACCGGCTGCACGTCCGCGTCGAGACGGCCCGCGCCGCGCTGGACGCCGCCCTGGTCCGCCGCGCCGCCGTCACGCTGGAGCTGGCGGCGTCCCGGCTGCTGGACCCGGCGACCAGCCTGCTGCTCGCCGCCGCCGCGCAGCGGGCGCGCACCGCCGACGCCGACGCCCGCGAGTTCGCCGAGAGCGACCTGTCGCGCGCGCTGCGCGCCGCCGTGGACCAGCCCGGGTTCGCCGCCGGGCTGGACGGGCAGGGTGAGGACCAGGACGTCCTCGCCGAGCTGGCGTCCGCCGCGGCCAAGGTCGGCTACGCCCGCAGCTTCTACAACGACGCCGTGGCGCAGGCGCGGACGGCCCGCCGGAGGCCGCTCGTCCGGGCGCTGCGGCTGGCCGGCCGCGCGCCGCTGCCGGGGTTCTTCGAGATCGACGACGCCCCGCCCGGTCGCTGA